The following nucleotide sequence is from Dehalogenimonas formicexedens.
TAGGGTCCCTGTCCTGGCAGTCGATGCCGACCCTGCAGCAAATCTTGACCTTGGCCTGGGTGTGAATGTTGAAAAAACCATTGGCTCCATTTTGGCTGGTTACAACGAGAATAAACTTGTTATTCCACCGGGTATGTCCAAGGAAGCTCTACTGGACTTGAAACTGAACGAGTCGATATTTGAAAGCCAGGATTTTGACTTAATAACCATGGGCCGGGGAGAAGGAGCGGGCTGCTATTGTTTTCCGAACAATGTCCTGAAATCCTTCATCGACAAACTTTTGCCAAACTATAAGTTCATGGTTATGGATAACGAAGCCGGACTTGAGCATCTAAGCCGCGGCACAACCGAGTCTATCGACCATCTGCTGCTCGTCTCAAACCATTCAGTAAAGGGCGTACGTACCGTCGGTACGATAATCCAATTGGTAAAAGAACTGAGACTTAACATCAAACATCGGTGGGTCATCTTGAACCAGGCTCCCGAGACAATCGATCCACTTGTTGAAGCGGAATTCGGCAGGCTGGGCATCTCGATAGGAGCCGCGATACCGGAAGACCGTCTAATAATGGAATACGACTGGCACCAGCGGTCGCTGCTGGATATGCCCGGAGACTCGGCGTCGGTCCAGGCAATCGATAAAATGATGAACCAGATTCTTTCAAAGAATCCGAGTGAGGTTAATTCATGACGGCCAGGATTATAAGCGGTACCGAAATTTCTAAGCAGATTCGCGAAGAACTTAAAAATGAAATTGAGATGCTTCGCGCCCGCCACCATGTCATACCCGGTCTGGCCACCGTCATCGTGGGCAATGATCCGGCGTCCCAAACCTATGTCGGTTCCAAGGTCAGAGCCTGCCAGGAGTTGGGGATATTCTCGGCCAATTATCCATTGCCGGAAGAAACGTCCGAGAAGGAATTGCTCTACCTCATCAAAACTTTGAATGACGATCCGAGGATCAACGGCATCCTGGTGCAGGTGCCGCTGCCGAAACATATCGATGAAAACAGGGTTCTGACGGCGATCTCGCCCGACAAAGACGTGGACGGGTTCCATCCCATCAACATCGGGCGTTTGGTTATCGGCGAAAAATCCCTGCTGCCGTGTACCCCTGCCGGCATCCAGCAGATGCTGATCCGAAGCAATGTCGATACCGAAGGTGCGGAAGTGGTAGTCGTGGGGCGGTCAAACATCGTGGGCAAGCCAATAGCCAACATACTGTTGCAGAAGGCCGCCGGAGCCAACGCCACGGTGACCGTCTGCCATTCTGCTACACATGATATGGCCAACCATACCCGAAGGGCTGACATCCTCATCGCGGCCATTGGTAAACCACGGTTTATCACCGCCGATATGGTGAAACCGGGCGCCACGGTCATAGATGTGGGAACCAATGAGATCGGCAAAACTCCAGCCGGCAAGAGAATCTTGTGTGGAGACGTCGATTTTGATAATGTTAAGGCCGTCGCAAGCGCCATCACGCCGGTTCCGGGGGGCGTCGGCCCGATGACAATCGTTATGCTGATGGCAAACACAGTCAAAGCCGCCAAGATGGCTCACGGCTTGAAATAGCCGAGATTATTCCACCTCCAGACGAGAGGAACTTTTATGGCTGTAGATATTCCCAGGATCAATTATTCCGGTAGTATACGTTCAATCAGTCTCGGTGATAGACAGCAAGTCATGGTCGGCGGCGAACAGAGATATTCATTTTACGGTTTTGAAGGATCTTCACCGAATCCGCCCCGTATCGCCATGGAAGTTTATGATGAAGCTCCATTAGATTGGCCCGAGGCGGCACAGGCGCCCTTCGCCGGTGAGATGAACGATCCGGTCGCATGGGCAAGAAAGTGCGTCGAGGTGTACGGGGCAGAGATGATCTGCCTGCAACTCCAGAGCACCGACCCGAACGGAACCAACCGGGATGCAGACGCAGCAGCCAGGGTGGTTTCCCAAGTAGCCCACTCAATCGATGTGCCTTTGATTGTCTGGGGTACGGCCAACCATGAAAAAGATACCGAGGTGCTGCGGGCTGTGGCGGAAGCGGTACAGGACCGGCGCCTTGTCCTTGGTCCTGTGGAAAAAGGTGATTACAAAAAGATAGCGGCAGCGGCAATGGCATACAAGCATACCGTCATTGCGTCCAGCCCTATCGATATCAACCTTGCCAAGCAGTTAAATATCCTGATGGCTAACCTGGGAGTCAATCCCAACGAGATGATAATGGATCCAACGGTGAGTTCTATCGGCTACGGCATCGAATACGCATATTCTGTGATGGAACGTATCCGGATGGCGGCGCTCACGCAACAGGATGAAAAGCTCCAATTCCCGCTCATCTGTAATATCGCCCGGGAAACCTGGAAATCCAAAGAAGCCAAAATCGCAGAATCCGAAGACCCCAGGCTGGGAGATGCCGAAAAACGCGGCATTACCCTGGAAGCCATGAGCGCCACGTTACTGCTTTTGGCTGGCGCCGATATACTGGTGATGCGGCATCCTGAGGCTATTAGACTGGTTAAGGATATGATCGACGATCTTAGCTGATCTCGATATTTAGCGATTCCGAGGTTAACATTATGTCAACGATTATTGCCACTGCTGCCATAAACGGCGCTCACCAGTTGGTAGACCGGGCTGAATCTGCCTGGCGGAACGCTCTGGTAACCAAAGGTAGCGGCCAACCAGTCGGTTTCCCAAATACGGCTTACTTCCTTCCGGTAATTTACGGCGTAACCGGTCAAAAAGTAGAGACCCTCGGCGATGTGGCACACGCAATAGCCAAATGCCGCGAGATGCTGCCTCCGGTCATGAAACCTGAGGACGCTCTCTTATCACTGGATCCGGTGCTCAATGCCGGCATGGCGGCTCTGTTCGCCGAAGAGATCATTGAGGCGATCCGATACCTGGAACAGCCTGATTATTACACCAAGACCGAGGATCCGATTGACGACAATATCTGGCTTGGCGCCGCCGATGACGTCATCCTGAGAAAAAGGGGCGTCGAGTTCGTTGACGGGACCGCCCCTGGTTTTGCTGCTATTCTTGGCGCGGCGCCCTCCGATGAAATCGCCGTAAAAATTGCGACTGAACTGCAGCAGAAAAACCTCTATACCTTTATGAGCGCGGCCAGCGGCGACCAACTATTAGCGCGGCAGTTACTGCGTTCTGGCATCCAGGTCGGCTGGCCGACCCGGCTGGTGCCCTTCGGTCCGGACACCTCGTCGACCGTTTTCGGGATCGGCTTTGCCGTGCGAGTCGCCCTCTCTTTTGGCAACGTCATTCCGGGGCAGGCGAAGAGCTTGTTTGAATACTGCAAAAACAGGGTTTACGCCTTTGTGATGGCTCTTGGCGAAGTGAGCGAAGAATGGGCGGCTACCGCGGCGGGTGCTCTCAACTTCGGCTTTCCGGTTATTGCCGATTCTGCCATTCCCGAAATTCCAAATGCCATCGTATCGAATGTTTCTCAAGATAAAATCGTCAACCGGGCGATCGATGTCCGTGGGCTCAAGATCGTGATCAACGAAGTCCCGGTCCCGGTGGCTTACGGCCCTGCTTACGAAGGTGAGCGTGTCAGGGGTGAAGACATCTACCTTGAATGCGGTGGCGGGCGCACGCCGATGGTAGAGTGGGTAACTTCAAGGCCGATCGACGAAGTCACTGACGGTGCGGTTGAAGTCAGTGGACCTGAATTAGATGAGGTTCCCGCCGGCAGCAAACTGCCGTTGGCCATCGTTGTCGAAGTCGCCGGAAGGCAAATGCAGGACGATTACGAGCCCATTCTGGAAAGGCAGATCCATCACCTCATCAATTACGCCCAGGGTGTCATGCACATCGGCCAGAGGGATATTGCATGGTTAAGGGTGAGCAAAGGGGCGGTTGAAAAAGGGTTCAGGCTGAGTCATATCGGAAAATTGCTCCACGCCAAGTTGCACCAGGATTTCGGCCGCATCTTCGATAAAATGCAGGTAACCCTTTACACCCGCACCGAGGACGTGCTGGCGATCGTTGCCAAAGCCAAAGAGGCCTACGCCGCTCGTGATGCCCGCATCGAGGGAATGACCGATGAATCTGTGGAGACCTTTTATTCCTGCCTGTTGTGCCAGTCCTTCGCCCCGTCCCATGTATGCGTGATCAGTCCGGAACGGACCGGGCTCTGCGGGTCCTACAACTGGATGGATTGCAAGGCATCCTTTGACATCAACCCCATCGGTCCCAACCAGCCAGTATCCAAAGGCCAGACTCTCGACCCGCGCCTGGGCCAGTGGAAAGGCGTTAACGAATATGTTTTCAAAGCGTCGCGGGGTAACGTGGACCATTATAATTTTTACAGCATCATATCGGATCCTATGACCGCCTGCGGCTGTATGGAATGCATTTCCGCCATACTCCCCTTGTGCAACGGAGTTATGACGGTCAACCGAGAATACACCGATATGACGCCCTGCGGTATGAAATTCACCACGCTGGCCGGGACCATCGGCGGCGGCGTTACTACACCCGGTTTCGTGGGGCATTCCAAGTACAATATCACCCAACGGAAATTCCTGGCCGCCGAAGAGGGGATTAAGCGGCTGGTCTGGATGCCCCGTTCCCTTAAAGAAGAGATCGCCGATCTTTTTAACGAGCGGGCAAACGAGATTGGCATCCCGGATCTATTGAACCGGGTTGCCGACGAGACCGTTGGTACGACGGAAGAGGCCATTCTTTCCTTCCTGACCGAGATGAATCACCCGGCGCTCTCGTTAGATCCGCTGTTATAACAAAGGAGACACCATGGCCCTTTCAGGGATTGAAATTTTCAAATATCTACCGAGAACAAATTGTGGTAAATGCGGCGTGCCCACCTGCCTGGCTTTCGCCATGAGTCTGGCTGCCGGTAAGGCCGAGTTGAGCGCCTGCCCTTTTGTAACCGCCGAGTCAAAGGCAAAACTTGAGGAAGCTTCTGCGCCGCCCATCCGCCCCATAACGATAAGCACTGGAAACAAGACGCTCAAAGTCGGTGGAGAGACGGTTTTATTCCGGCATGAGAAAAGGTTTGAGAATCCCCCGGGACTGGCGATTACGATCAGCGATACCATGCCTGAAGCTGAAATCGATCGCCGTTTGAAAGCTTTGAAGTTCTACACTTATAACCGCGTTGGAGCGACCCTCCGTCCGGAACTGGTGGCTCTGAAATATGAGTCCGGCAACCCGGAAACTTACGCATCTTTGGCAAGCCGAGCCAAAGCCGAAACCGACGCAGGCATCATCCTGCTGTGCAAAGCCGTCGATGGTATAGTAGCTGCGGCTAATGCCTGCTCAGAAAGAAAACCAGTTCTTTGCGCTATCACAGAATCAAACCTTGACCTGCTGGCTCCAATTGCGGTCGATTACAAGCTGCCAGTTGTAGCGCGAAGCGAAAGCCTGGATGGGTTGGCCGAATTGACCGACCGGTTGGTCAAACTTGGCATCAAGGACATAATCCTGGATTCCGGAGCCCGAAACATCAAAAGCGCCCTGGCGGATCAAGTTGCCCTACGCAGGTTGGCTTTGCTAAAGAAGTTCCGGTTATTGGGTTATCCGACGATCGCCTTTCCTGGCGAAATGACGGATAACCCCCTGAAAGAAGCGCTGATTGCTTCGATCATGGTAGCGAAATACGCGGGGATAATCGTCTTGTCGGATTTTCGGGGAGAGACCCTTTTCCCGCTCCTGGTAGCACGGATGAACCTTTTCAGCGACCCCCAGAGGCCCCAGGCTACCGCCGAGGGCATCTATGAGATAAACGGACCCGATGAGAACTCTCCTGTTGCCATCACCTGCAATTTCTCGCTGACTTATTTCATCGTCTCCGGCGAGATCGAGAACACCCGGATGCCTGCCCACCTCTTGATCAAGGACACTGAAGGGCTTTCCGTGATGACTGCCTGGGCCGCCGGAAAGTTCGGCGCCGATAACATCGGCGGATTCGTCAAAAAGAGCGGTATTGCCGACCGGATCAAGCACCGCAAGATTATTATCCCTGGATACATTGCCCAGGAAAGCGGCGGCCTCGAAGAACAGCTACCTGGTTGGGAGATTATGGTAGGACCCCGGGAAGCGGCTCACCTCCTGTCATATCTAAAATCGAACTGGAAATAGATTGAAGCCGAACGAACAGAAGCCGAAGCTACCTTCGCCTCCGGGATACGACCAGGCGTACGGCCAATCCTATGAATTGGCTTTTGATCGACTCACCGAGGTTGATCCGACGATATTGGGAATGCGCAGCGGCGCCTCGCTTGGGCCGGGCCAGGGTATAAAGCTAGATTTTTTGAATTTTCCGGTCATCGTCGACATCAGACAGCGCAGCGTGACCGCAGCAGGGTTTCCTCTACTTTCGATTTCAGATAAACTGGTTATCCTGCACTACCTTGTCACGGCCGGGGGCAAACCGGCTTCGGGCAAATTGATTTCGTTCAAAGACCTCCCCGAGGGTTCGGGTTATTTCCCAACGTTCTACAAAAGGGCGATCGCTCCGATTGTCAATATATTCAACAAGTCCGTTGGTGATCTAATCGGCGCGGCAAAAAATATTGGTGGAACCCAAATCGCTATGGGCGATCTGGGTTTATCGATCCCTGTCTTTGCCAGGGTCACCTTGAACTGGGTATTCTGGCGCGGCGATGACCTTTTGCCACCCGAGGGTTCGATTTTGTTCGATGCCAGCATCACGGATTATCTCCCTGTCGAAGATGTTGCCGTTTTATGCCATTCGGTTGCCAACCGGTTAGCCGCCTGAAAAATGCCAAATCATAGACAGCCTGACCCTGCTGGAATATAATAATTTAGATATAAACTTTATGGAAAGTACCGAAAAGATCAAGGTCCTCCTTGCCGACGATCACGTTATCGTTCGTGAGGGCACAAAAGAACTGGTTCAGCGACAACCGGATATGCAGGTCGTGGCTGAAGCCAGCGATGGTGTCGAAGCGGTGGAATTGGCGCGCGTCTATAGACCTGACGTCATTGTAATGGATATCGCAATGCCGAACATGAACGGTATCGAAGCGACCAAGCAAATCAAGAAGATCCAGCCTTCTACCGCTGTCTTGATACTGACTGCCTATGATAGCGACCAATACATCATGGCTTTGCTAGAGGCCGGAGCCGCGGGGTACCTGCTAAAAAACGTTCGCGGCAATCAACTCATAGACGCCATTAGAGCGGTATATTCCGGAGAGTCGATTCTCCAACCCTCCACTACTCGCCGTGTTATCGATCATCTCAAGGTAAAGGCAGTTAAAACTGATGATGACACCTCTTCCAACACTCTTACCGAAAGGGAGATGGAAGTGCTAAAACTGGCAGCTAGAGGCGTAAGTAACAGGGATATCGCCGAGCAGCTTTTTGTAAGCACCAGGACGGTACAAACCCATCTTTCAAACATATTCAAAAAATTAGATGTCGCTTCGCGTACCGAAGCGATTTTGTATGATCTGAAGCGGGGCTGGTTCTATATGGAGGAATTGCCATAGGCGCGGTTAGTGCCAGTACTGCACCCTCCGGTCCCAAAACACCAAAAACGCGGCGGTGGCCTCGTTTCCTACTTAATTTCCATTTCTGGCTGCTGGTTCTCTTATTTGTGGGAGGATTTTTCCTGCAATATCCCCACCTGATTCCATTTATCAACACAGTCGACCCTAATTCGTTTTTATCGCTTACCCGGCACTCTTTCGGACGGCTGATTATGTTACTGCCGGTCACCTACGCCGCGCTCGTTTTCGGGATGCGTTTCGGCTTACTCGCTTTATTGATCGCCATCGGTATCATAATGCCCAACTTGTTTCTTTCGCAGTCCGGACCGACCCAGGATGACATCATTGAAATTATCGGTATTGTTATCATCGGTTTGGTGGTTAATCTCTGGCTTGAGAGTTATGAAACTGACAAAAGACACCGCCAGGTAGCGTATTTGAGATTAGAGAATGCTCAACGTGAACTGCAGCGCATGCAACAAAATCTCAGGTTCTATTTGAAACAGATTACTATCGCTCAGGAAGAGGAGCGACGGCGGATCGCCCAAGAACTTCACGATGAAACGGCGCAGGACCTGATCGCTTTATCACGCAAAGTTGATGGTTTCATGACCCTGCATCCGGCTTTGCCTTCAACCGATGAAAGCTATCTTGAGGATATGCATCAGCATATTAACCGCACTTTAAGTGGCGTCCGTCGATTCAGTCAGGACCTTCGCCCTTCGGTACTGGACGACCTTGGTTTAATTCCGGCTTTAGATTGGTTAATCCCGGAATTGTCCAAGCACTACAAAATAAAAATCGAACTGAAGATCAATGGAGAGGCTAAGCGGTTTCCGCCTGAGGCGGAACTCGTTCTTTTTCGGATAGTTCAGGAGTCTCTCCGCAACGTCGGGAAGCATGCTATGGCGACAGAGGTTTTGGTTACCGTGGACTTCGAACCTGAGACAACCGTTTTTACCGTTAGGGATAACGGCCGGGGTTTCCATCCTCCGGACCGGATAGGTGATCTGGCAGTCAGCGGGAAATTGGGTCTGACCGGTATGCAGGAACGGGCCCAATTGATCGGAGCAAAACTGTCGATAAAATCAGTTTCAGGCGAGGGCACGACTGTAAAGGTCGAACTCCCCAACCCATCCGAGCACACTGAACACCCCTACTAAATTGGTACGGATCTTGACCCTATGTTATAATCCCGCTCAATAATGTTGAATGATCGTTCAACATCAGTGAGGTGAATGTTGGGGACCAAATCACCCTTCCAAGAAGTCGCAGATCTCATCATCGAAAGCGGCGGCGATGCTTTAAAACAATGCTATCAATGTGGCACTTGCACCGCCACTTGTCCCTGGAGAGACTATACCTCGTTTTTGCCGCGTCGTATGTTCCAGGAAGCCTGGCTCGGCCTGACCGATTTTGAATCGGAATCTTTGTGGCGATGTGTTACATGCAACAAATGCGTCGAGCGTTGTCCCCGAGGGGTGCCGATCATCGATCTGATGCGGGCACTGCGGCGATCGGTTATTGGAATGGGCATAGCCGAAGCCCCGTCTGCCCTGGCCGGCGCTTTACGCAACCTGTCTGCCGTGGGTAACCCCATGGGCGAACCCACCGGAAACCGAAACGCCTGGGCTGCTGATTTAGATATCAAACGGTTCGATCAAAACACACACTACCTTTACTTCCCTTGTTGCGTCACGTCCTACGACCCGAACTTGAAAAGTGTAGCCAGAGCTACAACACGGATTCTTACGCATGCTGGAATCGATTTTGGCATACTTGAAGGTGCAGTCTGCTGCGGTGAAAGCGCGCGTAAAGCCGGCGATGAAGCCTTGTTTCAACAGCTGGTCGGCACAAACAGCAGTCTTTTTGAAACCAACGGGGTTAAAAAGATTATTGTAAATTCACCACATTGTTTCGATACCTTCGCACGTGAATACCCTGAAATCGGAGCACGCTTCGAAATAATTCACACCTCGCAATTGTTTTCGGAACTAACCCGTCAAGGGCGCCTCAAACCCGGAAAAAACACTCAGCGCAAGGTCACGTATCATGACCCCTGTTACCTGGGCCGCCACAACGGGGTTTACGACGATCCTAGACAACTGATCAAAGAAATAACCGGGGTTGATTTCATCGAAATTGAACCCAATAAGGCCGAAAGCCTTTGCTGCGGCGGCGGGGGTGGCCGTATCTGGATGGACACCCCCCGAGACGAACGCTTCTGTGAGGACAGGTTGAAACAAGCGTTGATAACCGGCGCCAATACACTGGTAACCGCGTGCCCTTACTGTTTATCGAATTTTAAAGACAGTTCTCTGAATCAGTCTGCCTCGGAAACCATCGACATCATGGATATCAGCGAACTACTCGCCGAGGCCCTGTAAATTTTGCTGGAGGCTTCTTGTGTCTGAGGAAATCAGGATCGGGGTTTATGTCTGCCATTGCGGTATCAATATCGCTAGCGTTGTCGATGTGGCCTCAGTCGCCGAATACGCCGGTACACTTCCAGGTGTGGTAATCGCCCGGGCGAACAAATACACCTGCTCCGATCCCGGGCAAGAACTTATCAAGGCAGATATTTCGAAATTCGAACTGAATCGTGTGGTGGTCGCCGCTTGTTCGCCCACAATGCACGAGAAAACCTACCGCCGGGTGCTGCAAACCACCGGCCTTAACCCGTATCTGCTTGAGATGGCTAACATCAGGGAACACTGCGCCTGGGTTAACCGTGAAAACCCGGTGGCGGCAACCAAAAAGGCTAAGGACGCGGTCAGAGCCGCAGTAATGAGGGTAGCTCTCCAAAAGCCCCTCGAACCCCACACTATCGAAGTTAATAAAGATACTCTAGTAGTCGGCGGCGGTATCGCAGGGATCACCACCTCCCTCGAAATCGCAGATGCCGGGCACAAGGTCTTCCTCGTCGAAAAAAAACCCAGCATCGGTGGGCACATGGCCCAATTGGACAAAACCTTTCCGACCCTCGACTGTGCCGCCTGTATTTCCACGCCCAAGATGAGCCAGGCCGGCCAGCACCCCAATATCGAACTGTTATCGTACAGCGAGGTTGCCTCAGTTTCCGGGCACGCCGGAAACTTCATAATTACAGTCAACCGGAAACCGCGTTATATACGTGAAAAGGACTGCAAGGGTTGCGGTGATTGTGCTGTCGCCTGCCCTGTCGAGATTTCCTCCGAGTTCGATCAGGGACTCTCAGTTCGTAAAGCCGCCTACCGGCCGTTCCCACAATCCGTTCCCAACACCTATACCATAGACCGGCGTGGTACCCCGCCCTGCCGCGCCGCTTGCCCGGCTGGCGTGAACGTCCAGGGCTATACGGCTTTGATCTCCAAAGGCAAATTTGGTGAAGCTCTTGAAGTCGTGCGCCGAACCATGCCATTCGCCTCCGTATGCGGACGCGTGTGCACCCATCCATGCGAAAACGCCTGCAGTCGAAAAGATGTCGATGAAAGCGTTTCAATTCGGGCTCTTAAACGTTTTATCGCTGATTATGAATTGACTCGCGGACGTGACCCCGTGGTTCGGAACATCAAGCGGTCGGAAAAAATCGCCGTCGTCGGCTCGGGTCCCGCTGGTCTGGCATGTGCGTATGACCTCCTTAAACTTGGCTATCCGGTGACCATCTATGAGGCCGATGAAAAACCAGGTGGTATGCTCCGTTACGGCATTCCGGCTTATCGCCTGCCAGAAGCCTCCCTGGATAATGACATCAAGTATATCGAGGAACTCGGCGCCGAAATAAAAACCGGGATCAAGGTCGATTCTCTTGCCGGTCTCGACGACCATGGCTTCGCTGCCGTGTTCGTCGCCTGCGGCGCCTGGAAGAGCCAGGAACTTGGTATACCAGGTGAGTCAGCCAACGGCGTCCTTAACGCCCTCGAGTTTCTAAAGCGGGTAAGAAAAGGCCAGGCGCCCAAACTCGGCGACAGGGTTGCTGTAATCGGCGGCGGTAATGCCGCGATCGACTCCGCCCGCACCGCGGTTCGTCTCGGAGCCACCGAGGTGACTGTCATCTACCGCCGTTCAAGGGTTGAGATGCCGGCAATTCCCGAGGAAGTAGCCGCTGCCGAAGCTGAAGGCGTGCGGTTCATGATGCTTGCTGCCCCGGTTGAAATCCTTTCCTCTGAAGGCACTCTGAGCGCTTTGCGCTGTGTCCGCATGGAACTCGGAGAGCCTGATGCAAGCAACCGTCGCCGCCCGGTACCCGTGTCCGGAAGCGAATTTGAAGTACCGGTCAACAGTGTCATTATCGCTGCCGGCCAATCGGTTGACCGCGCTGAATTCGGGGAGCTCGAACGCAATACCAATGGAACCGTAACAGCCGATCCGGTGACTCTGGAAACAAATCTAAAAGGCGTCTTCGCCGGCGGTGACGCCATCACCGGAGCGGCAACGGTTATCGAA
It contains:
- a CDS encoding FAD-dependent oxidoreductase; amino-acid sequence: MSEEIRIGVYVCHCGINIASVVDVASVAEYAGTLPGVVIARANKYTCSDPGQELIKADISKFELNRVVVAACSPTMHEKTYRRVLQTTGLNPYLLEMANIREHCAWVNRENPVAATKKAKDAVRAAVMRVALQKPLEPHTIEVNKDTLVVGGGIAGITTSLEIADAGHKVFLVEKKPSIGGHMAQLDKTFPTLDCAACISTPKMSQAGQHPNIELLSYSEVASVSGHAGNFIITVNRKPRYIREKDCKGCGDCAVACPVEISSEFDQGLSVRKAAYRPFPQSVPNTYTIDRRGTPPCRAACPAGVNVQGYTALISKGKFGEALEVVRRTMPFASVCGRVCTHPCENACSRKDVDESVSIRALKRFIADYELTRGRDPVVRNIKRSEKIAVVGSGPAGLACAYDLLKLGYPVTIYEADEKPGGMLRYGIPAYRLPEASLDNDIKYIEELGAEIKTGIKVDSLAGLDDHGFAAVFVACGAWKSQELGIPGESANGVLNALEFLKRVRKGQAPKLGDRVAVIGGGNAAIDSARTAVRLGATEVTVIYRRSRVEMPAIPEEVAAAEAEGVRFMMLAAPVEILSSEGTLSALRCVRMELGEPDASNRRRPVPVSGSEFEVPVNSVIIAAGQSVDRAEFGELERNTNGTVTADPVTLETNLKGVFAGGDAITGAATVIEAIGAGKQAAVSIDRFLNGVDLAANRKPQSDIVHPSLDGIIRTNRAKTSHAPFDNSFTESELTLTEAQAVAESARCLNCAGCSDCEQCVDACEARCIDFDQKTEAIDLEIGNIVVATGFDTFDPAAISRYGYGKFSNVITSLEFERLANASGPTSGDIRLKDGRKPESVAIVHCVGSRDKNHHEYCSQICCMYSLKQAHLIRERTGAGVYQMYIDLRCAGKGYEEFSNRIAEDGVNFVRGKVAEITDKTIGDEQSGKLIVIVEDTLLGTVLRVPVDMVVLAVAVEPQPDAEAVGRLFGLSRSADGFFLERHPKLDPIATMNEGVFIAGCAQGPKDIPQTVAQAQAAAARVLATIAKGKIELEPRVSEVIEENCDGCAYCIDPCPYKAITLIEYENSGVIKKIVETDPIKCRGCGVCMATCPKAGIVVKGFTPDQLRAMVDAFVSP